A window from Pseudomonas sp. MRSN 12121 encodes these proteins:
- a CDS encoding ogr/Delta-like zinc finger family protein, producing the protein MSTYKLVCPHCHGRMRIRTSEGQHIFLRITYMQCTNEACGWAVRAEFQMTHELSPSGMPNPAVKLPVADVVIRRQAMKTANDQPDLLDQLETEAAPV; encoded by the coding sequence TTGAGCACCTACAAGCTCGTCTGCCCTCACTGCCACGGACGCATGCGCATCCGCACCAGCGAAGGCCAGCATATTTTTTTGCGCATCACCTACATGCAATGCACCAACGAAGCCTGCGGCTGGGCGGTGCGTGCTGAATTTCAAATGACCCACGAACTGAGCCCCAGCGGCATGCCCAACCCCGCTGTAAAGCTGCCAGTTGCAGATGTGGTCATTCGTCGCCAGGCAATGAAAACCGCCAATGATCAACCTGATCTGCTTGATCAACTGGAAACGGAGGCCGCACCTGTATGA